Proteins found in one Candidatus Poribacteria bacterium genomic segment:
- a CDS encoding tetratricopeptide repeat protein, with the protein MRKIFFCVFLILLLNSAYLFSFGEPTLFYISNVLLHVGLGVLLIIPFSIYLYRQLKRISRLGQVGSIGIVVGIISGGYLMIVGAITPYRWLLITHIVSISAGSILLSIHLLRDHAFLTPLLKKINIGVLVVVVLFPIGAKLTQHYLPNETYLVENPALPPTSMYEEGGGTTGHFFPASVETETGALIPTDFFLTSETCATKGCHPDIYRQWNESAHHFSSFNNQWYRKSIVYMQEVNGIQPSKWCGGCHDPAILLNGVMDRPIRENLHTPAAQAGLACTACHSIEKVKDTMGNSGYVIKYPPLHDIAASENPIIRNLHNYLIRLDPEPHKKSFLKPFHRENTAEFCSTCHKVHLDEPVNNFRWVRGFNDYDQWQKSGVSHQGALSFYYPETAKKCVDCHMPLVDSTDAGNINGKVHNHRFPAANTALPFVNQHPEQLKIVTEFLENKVVTLDLFKDGTPIPSSGTEIARGKDTRIDVVVRTRGVGHRFPTGTIDAFDIWLEVKATDENGKIVFWNGRIAAPDGNGPVDPSAHFYRAYMLDAHGNLINKRNAWAMRTVLYSNTIPPGAADTVRYRLEIPPDCGDRLTLEAKLNYRKFNWWHTQWAYAGVRDPEDTDFQVDKGYDDGKWVWTGDTSDVAGKIKAIPNLPIIEMASAKTTLKVVGTLRVPSTQAVEATALPSKSENIRERWNDYGIGLLLQGDLKAAETAFLKVTEIEPTYLDGWVNVARARIEEGDMQGAEAMLEKAFEIQKTLSPENPHRAKVHYFYALVQEADGNYDTAIEHLQHAAAQFPRDTRVRNKLGRMHFLKRNYETALAEFQKTLTVDPEDLDAHYNMMRCYRALKNPSLAAQSQKLYLRFKADESVDAITGIPRRADPDVNRERQRIHEHTNSYEPLLNP; encoded by the coding sequence ATGCGAAAAATTTTCTTCTGTGTCTTCCTCATTTTGCTGCTTAACAGCGCGTATCTGTTTAGCTTCGGTGAACCGACGCTCTTTTACATCTCCAACGTTCTACTCCACGTTGGACTTGGTGTCCTTCTAATAATTCCGTTCAGTATCTACCTCTACCGACAATTGAAGCGAATCTCAAGACTTGGACAAGTAGGGAGTATCGGTATAGTTGTTGGCATTATCAGTGGTGGCTATCTGATGATCGTCGGTGCGATAACCCCCTATCGGTGGTTACTCATCACACATATCGTCAGTATAAGCGCGGGTAGTATTCTCCTCAGCATTCACTTATTGAGAGATCATGCCTTCCTCACGCCATTGCTAAAAAAAATAAACATCGGTGTGCTGGTTGTTGTCGTCCTTTTCCCGATAGGTGCGAAACTTACACAACACTATCTACCAAACGAAACCTATCTCGTCGAAAATCCGGCACTCCCTCCGACAAGTATGTACGAGGAGGGCGGCGGCACGACTGGTCACTTCTTTCCCGCATCCGTCGAAACAGAGACGGGTGCCCTGATTCCAACCGATTTCTTTCTTACATCGGAGACCTGCGCCACCAAGGGATGCCATCCAGACATCTATCGGCAGTGGAACGAATCCGCTCATCACTTCTCCTCCTTCAATAACCAATGGTATCGTAAATCAATCGTCTATATGCAGGAGGTCAACGGCATTCAACCCTCTAAGTGGTGCGGTGGGTGTCACGATCCAGCAATTCTACTTAACGGCGTGATGGACAGACCCATTCGTGAAAACCTCCATACCCCAGCAGCGCAAGCAGGACTCGCCTGTACGGCGTGCCACTCCATCGAAAAAGTTAAAGACACAATGGGGAACAGCGGGTACGTGATTAAATATCCCCCACTGCACGACATCGCTGCCAGTGAGAATCCTATCATCCGCAATCTGCATAACTACCTCATCCGGCTTGATCCAGAACCGCATAAAAAGAGTTTCCTCAAACCCTTCCATCGTGAAAACACGGCTGAGTTCTGTTCAACCTGTCATAAAGTGCATCTGGACGAACCGGTCAACAATTTTCGATGGGTACGCGGCTTCAACGACTATGACCAGTGGCAGAAAAGCGGGGTCTCCCACCAAGGCGCGTTGTCCTTCTACTATCCCGAAACGGCGAAAAAGTGCGTCGATTGTCACATGCCGCTCGTTGACTCTACAGATGCAGGAAATATCAATGGCAAGGTTCATAACCACCGCTTCCCCGCTGCAAACACAGCACTGCCCTTTGTAAATCAGCATCCAGAGCAACTCAAAATTGTAACAGAGTTCTTGGAGAATAAAGTAGTAACGTTGGATCTCTTCAAAGACGGCACACCGATTCCAAGCAGTGGAACTGAAATCGCACGAGGTAAAGACACACGGATTGATGTCGTCGTACGCACACGAGGTGTTGGACACCGTTTCCCGACTGGCACGATCGATGCCTTCGACATCTGGCTGGAGGTAAAAGCAACCGATGAAAACGGAAAAATCGTTTTCTGGAACGGCAGAATCGCTGCGCCCGATGGAAACGGACCGGTCGATCCGAGCGCGCATTTTTATCGCGCCTATATGCTTGATGCACACGGAAACCTGATTAATAAACGAAACGCTTGGGCAATGCGAACTGTGCTCTATTCAAACACAATTCCACCCGGTGCCGCCGATACCGTCCGCTACCGGCTCGAAATCCCACCCGATTGTGGGGACCGTCTCACACTGGAGGCGAAACTCAACTACCGCAAATTCAATTGGTGGCACACACAGTGGGCTTACGCCGGTGTGCGTGACCCAGAGGACACGGATTTTCAGGTAGATAAAGGCTACGATGACGGCAAATGGGTTTGGACAGGTGATACCTCAGATGTCGCTGGGAAAATCAAGGCGATCCCGAACCTACCGATCATCGAAATGGCATCCGCCAAAACAACCTTAAAAGTAGTAGGCACACTTCGTGTGCCGTCAACCCAAGCCGTAGAAGCAACTGCGTTACCGTCAAAATCTGAGAACATTCGTGAACGGTGGAACGACTACGGCATCGGGCTTCTCCTGCAAGGCGACCTGAAAGCCGCGGAGACTGCTTTCTTGAAGGTAACCGAAATAGAGCCAACATATCTCGATGGGTGGGTAAACGTAGCAAGAGCCCGAATTGAGGAAGGAGACATGCAAGGCGCGGAAGCGATGCTCGAAAAGGCATTTGAGATTCAGAAGACGCTATCCCCTGAAAACCCGCATCGCGCAAAAGTCCACTACTTTTACGCCCTCGTTCAAGAAGCGGACGGCAATTACGATACAGCGATTGAGCATCTCCAACACGCTGCTGCGCAATTCCCACGCGACACACGTGTCCGGAACAAACTTGGACGTATGCACTTCCTAAAACGCAACTACGAAACCGCGCTGGCTGAATTCCAGAAGACGCTCACTGTGGATCCAGAAGATTTGGACGCACACTACAACATGATGCGGTGTTACCGTGCGCTCAAGAACCCGTCGCTCGCCGCCCAATCACAAAAACTCTATCTACGTTTCAAGGCGGACGAATCTGTCGATGCAATCACCGGTATCCCCCGCCGTGCAGATCCGGATGTCAATCGCGAACGCCAACGAATTCATGAACACACCAATAGTTATGAACCACTGCTCAACCCCTGA
- a CDS encoding RNA polymerase sigma factor, translated as MEKDDVQLIRRILSGDDEAFTTLVGKYQKGVHALAWRRIGDFHFAEEITQDTFLQAYKNLATLKNPNQFAGWLYVIANNLCNRWIQKKKPAIQSLEDTPVREIDQSSYTHHVSEQRETETTEHRHEIVKKLLKRLPESERTVVTLYYLGEMKPKEIGKFLGVSMNTINSRLRRARKRLQEREELLIQEILGSLQLPTHLMESISRQVANIKPISPPPIGKPLVPWAAFGTAAILVMLALGVGNQYLAHYQRPYSFEAQSEPTIEIVDAPIVLDIDAKLALRNQIGRPVIRGKNNSTNVSADSENPSIPQSEKRFFGLTLAEIEEKIPELEEEIRTNLTKAVELYTKLRSTDGMAGISTEIAAWRDETWQEVKRLFQDVAYTGKILRYRSFLKVTGVEEDPILPGGWIYELMEPLPMGVEPGNASDIPSKQDDAKNSLNEN; from the coding sequence ATGGAAAAAGACGACGTTCAACTAATTCGGAGAATCTTGTCAGGTGACGACGAGGCGTTCACTACCTTAGTCGGAAAGTACCAAAAGGGTGTCCACGCGCTTGCGTGGCGCAGGATTGGTGATTTCCACTTCGCTGAAGAAATTACGCAAGATACCTTCCTTCAGGCATACAAGAACCTTGCGACGCTGAAAAATCCCAATCAGTTCGCTGGATGGCTTTATGTCATTGCAAACAATCTTTGCAACAGATGGATTCAAAAAAAGAAACCCGCGATACAATCGCTGGAGGATACACCTGTGAGAGAAATAGACCAATCCTCTTACACACATCATGTATCGGAGCAACGAGAAACAGAAACTACCGAGCACCGTCACGAAATCGTCAAAAAACTTCTGAAAAGGCTGCCAGAGAGCGAACGCACGGTAGTGACCCTTTATTATCTTGGCGAAATGAAACCGAAAGAGATTGGCAAGTTTTTAGGTGTATCAATGAACACGATTAACAGTCGGCTTCGTCGGGCGCGAAAGCGTTTACAGGAAAGGGAAGAACTCTTGATTCAGGAGATACTCGGTAGCCTCCAATTACCGACTCATCTAATGGAGAGCATCAGCCGACAAGTTGCCAACATCAAACCAATATCCCCGCCCCCAATTGGGAAACCCCTGGTGCCGTGGGCGGCTTTTGGCACGGCTGCTATTTTGGTTATGTTGGCACTGGGTGTCGGCAATCAATACCTTGCTCACTACCAGAGACCGTATAGTTTCGAGGCACAATCCGAACCCACAATTGAAATTGTTGATGCCCCCATCGTCCTTGATATTGATGCAAAATTGGCACTACGAAATCAGATCGGACGACCTGTTATCCGCGGTAAGAACAATAGCACGAATGTGTCCGCTGATTCTGAAAATCCAAGCATTCCTCAATCTGAAAAACGGTTCTTCGGATTAACACTTGCTGAAATTGAAGAGAAAATCCCTGAGCTTGAGGAGGAAATCCGAACCAATCTCACCAAGGCGGTAGAACTCTACACTAAGCTGCGAAGCACAGATGGAATGGCAGGGATATCAACCGAGATTGCCGCTTGGCGCGATGAAACATGGCAAGAGGTGAAGCGGTTGTTCCAAGATGTCGCTTATACCGGAAAAATTCTGAGATATAGATCTTTTTTGAAGGTAACAGGTGTGGAGGAAGATCCAATACTCCCCGGCGGATGGATATATGAACTGATGGAACCTTTGCCAATGGGGGTTGAACCGGGTAACGCATCTGATATACCCTCTAAGCAAGACGATGCTAAGAATTCCCTCAATGAAAACTAA
- a CDS encoding glucose 1-dehydrogenase, whose translation MRLKDKVAITTGAASGIGKATAILFAEHGAKVVVADIDEDGANQTVATIRDAGNEAIYVQTDVTISDHTERMVQETVSRYGKLDILLSSAGIAMRLPVGDLPEADWHRCLDVNLTGVYLCAKAAIPAMQKNGGGSIINLSSIYGLVGADVRAAYVASKGGVTNLTRGMALDYAEDNIRVNCICPGFVETPLVAGVIKTPAEYQDLADKHPMRRLAQPEEIAFGALYLASDESAFVTGIALPIDGGYTAG comes from the coding sequence ATGCGACTCAAAGATAAAGTAGCCATCACGACAGGTGCCGCATCCGGCATTGGAAAAGCCACAGCAATCCTGTTTGCCGAACACGGCGCAAAAGTAGTCGTCGCGGACATCGACGAAGACGGCGCGAACCAGACTGTTGCTACCATCCGAGATGCGGGCAACGAAGCGATTTATGTCCAAACCGACGTGACAATTTCAGACCATACCGAACGGATGGTACAGGAAACCGTCAGCAGATACGGAAAATTGGATATTCTGTTGAGCAGTGCCGGAATCGCAATGCGACTCCCCGTTGGCGATCTGCCGGAAGCGGACTGGCACCGTTGTTTAGATGTCAATCTCACCGGTGTCTACCTCTGTGCCAAGGCAGCGATCCCTGCCATGCAGAAAAACGGCGGTGGTTCCATTATCAACCTGTCCTCCATCTACGGACTTGTCGGCGCGGATGTTCGAGCGGCGTATGTCGCCTCCAAAGGTGGCGTGACAAACCTCACCCGCGGGATGGCACTCGACTACGCAGAGGACAATATCCGAGTCAACTGTATCTGTCCCGGTTTCGTTGAAACACCGTTAGTCGCCGGTGTCATCAAAACACCAGCGGAATATCAGGACCTCGCCGACAAGCATCCGATGCGGCGCCTCGCCCAGCCCGAAGAGATTGCCTTCGGTGCCCTATATCTCGCTTCCGACGAATCCGCGTTCGTTACAGGGATTGCCTTACCGATTGATGGCGGTTACACTGCCGGATAA
- a CDS encoding fumarylacetoacetate hydrolase family protein, protein MRLVTFQTKSTDSAPRLGAWITGDQIVDLTAVAPDMIQFFEQNCIADAQKHIDQAANSADTSDSIFSVADVQLLAPFPRPASLRDFGVFKTHMDAASRITGKEISQEWFKLPNYYRGSTSPSSIAGHEALVTWPNYTEKLDFELEWGVYIGKTGKNISIEEAPEYIAGYTVYNDISARDIQFRHMTLALGPAKGKDFDNSNIMGPCLVTPDEIDDPYNLRMIARINGEVWADGSTSDMYYSFAEMISFVSQSETLHPGEFLGSGTVGKGCGWELDRWIQPGDVIELEVENIGVLRNQIGEPEVNPAEWTEKGFENATQR, encoded by the coding sequence ATGAGACTTGTTACCTTTCAAACCAAATCGACAGATAGCGCACCAAGACTCGGTGCGTGGATTACCGGCGACCAAATCGTTGACCTCACGGCAGTTGCCCCAGACATGATCCAGTTCTTTGAACAGAATTGCATCGCTGACGCACAAAAACATATCGATCAGGCTGCTAACAGTGCTGATACCTCCGACAGTATCTTCTCTGTTGCCGACGTGCAGCTGCTCGCGCCGTTCCCGCGTCCGGCAAGCTTGCGAGACTTCGGTGTATTCAAAACCCACATGGATGCCGCCTCACGCATTACCGGTAAAGAAATCTCGCAAGAGTGGTTTAAACTGCCCAATTACTATCGCGGCAGCACAAGCCCATCTTCTATCGCAGGGCACGAAGCTCTCGTTACGTGGCCCAACTATACCGAGAAACTCGATTTTGAACTGGAGTGGGGGGTCTATATCGGCAAAACTGGGAAAAATATCTCAATAGAAGAAGCTCCGGAATACATCGCTGGCTATACCGTTTACAACGATATTAGTGCTCGTGACATCCAATTCCGGCACATGACGTTGGCACTCGGTCCCGCCAAAGGAAAGGACTTTGATAACAGCAATATCATGGGGCCCTGTCTCGTTACACCAGATGAAATTGATGACCCGTACAACCTCCGAATGATTGCCAGAATCAATGGCGAGGTCTGGGCAGACGGAAGTACATCGGATATGTATTACTCCTTCGCTGAGATGATTTCGTTTGTTTCGCAATCAGAGACGCTCCATCCAGGCGAGTTTTTAGGCTCCGGTACTGTTGGAAAAGGATGTGGGTGGGAACTTGATCGCTGGATTCAACCGGGTGATGTGATTGAACTTGAAGTCGAAAACATCGGCGTGCTCAGAAACCAAATCGGTGAACCAGAAGTGAATCCCGCCGAATGGACGGAAAAGGGCTTTGAAAATGCGACTCAAAGATAA
- a CDS encoding HEPN domain-containing protein translates to MVTRQEIQSTCDDIVREFAPLQVVLFGSYAYGTPTESSDVDLLVVMPVPKSETRQRETEIRKRLARPFRLHVLVHSPEDLAYRLVYNDWFLREITEKGEVLYETANFFLKPVKKEKHAMNPLTEEWVEKAEGDYSVAQQVLQGQNPVNDAICFHAQQCIEKYLKAWLQEANIPFPRTHDLQELLNLIVPALPAWDAWREDFSKLSEHAVDPRYPGKFATTDETAHAMRICDEVRRAVREQLKLPLDIPDN, encoded by the coding sequence ATGGTTACCCGACAAGAGATTCAATCGACCTGTGATGACATCGTGCGCGAATTCGCGCCTTTGCAGGTTGTTCTTTTTGGTTCTTATGCGTACGGCACGCCCACGGAGTCCTCCGATGTCGATTTACTGGTAGTCATGCCGGTGCCGAAATCGGAAACCCGCCAGCGAGAGACAGAAATTCGGAAGCGTCTCGCGCGTCCTTTCCGTCTACATGTGCTTGTGCATTCGCCTGAAGACCTGGCATATCGTCTCGTGTATAACGATTGGTTTCTCCGAGAGATCACTGAAAAAGGCGAGGTGCTTTATGAAACTGCTAATTTTTTCTTGAAACCTGTAAAGAAGGAAAAACACGCGATGAATCCGTTGACAGAGGAATGGGTGGAGAAAGCTGAAGGTGATTACTCTGTGGCGCAGCAAGTGCTTCAAGGACAAAATCCAGTAAATGATGCTATCTGTTTCCATGCACAGCAATGTATTGAAAAGTATCTAAAGGCGTGGCTTCAAGAGGCGAACATCCCGTTTCCAAGGACCCACGATTTACAAGAGTTATTGAATCTGATAGTCCCGGCTCTTCCTGCTTGGGATGCTTGGCGAGAAGATTTTTCAAAGTTGTCGGAACATGCGGTTGATCCGCGCTATCCTGGGAAATTCGCGACCACGGACGAAACCGCACACGCGATGCGTATCTGCGATGAAGTTCGGCGAGCCGTTCGCGAGCAATTGAAACTACCGCTTGATATACCGGATAACTAA
- a CDS encoding ATP-binding cassette domain-containing protein — translation MIEVQNITKNYGPFQALRDISFQVDKGQIVGFLGPNGAGKTTTMRILTCFMPASSGRVTVAGYDVFKASREVRKRIGYLPENVPLYPEMTVTKYLTYMAKIRSVPRGNIKAQLDNAIEACGLTERRHQIIGQLSRGFRQRVGLAQALIHEPDVLILDEPTSGLDPRQIVEIRELIKALGKERTILFSTHILPEASLTCERLIIISRGKITGDVQLKDGRAVSRQSDVPDSSTEDLQPASSILALEVAGAPAEDISAALKNIENVIEVEQRSASTDTSITFHLHYTLATDIRADVAETIVGRGWQLLEMHTTEMSLEELFLSLTV, via the coding sequence ATGATTGAAGTTCAAAATATCACAAAAAACTACGGTCCCTTCCAAGCACTCAGGGACATCTCCTTTCAGGTAGACAAGGGACAAATCGTTGGCTTCCTCGGTCCCAACGGCGCAGGGAAAACAACAACGATGCGGATCCTCACCTGTTTTATGCCTGCAAGTAGCGGACGCGTTACCGTCGCTGGATACGACGTTTTCAAAGCGTCACGAGAGGTTCGGAAACGCATCGGATACCTTCCCGAAAACGTACCACTCTATCCAGAAATGACAGTGACGAAGTATCTGACCTATATGGCAAAGATCCGCAGCGTGCCACGCGGGAACATCAAAGCGCAGCTCGATAACGCCATTGAGGCGTGTGGACTCACCGAACGCCGACATCAGATCATCGGGCAATTGTCCCGCGGTTTCCGGCAGCGTGTCGGTTTGGCACAAGCACTCATCCATGAGCCAGACGTTTTAATCCTCGATGAACCCACCTCTGGATTGGATCCGCGACAGATTGTCGAAATCCGAGAATTAATCAAGGCACTCGGCAAGGAACGGACCATTCTGTTCAGCACCCACATTTTACCCGAAGCCAGTCTTACATGTGAACGGTTGATTATCATCAGCCGGGGCAAAATTACCGGGGATGTCCAGTTGAAAGATGGGCGTGCTGTATCCAGACAAAGCGATGTGCCTGACAGCAGTACAGAGGATTTACAACCCGCCTCCTCAATTCTCGCGCTTGAGGTAGCAGGGGCACCAGCAGAGGATATATCGGCAGCACTTAAGAACATCGAGAACGTGATTGAAGTTGAGCAACGCTCTGCAAGTACAGATACCTCGATCACCTTCCATCTTCACTATACACTGGCAACCGACATTCGCGCAGATGTTGCAGAGACCATTGTTGGACGTGGATGGCAGCTGCTTGAAATGCACACAACCGAAATGTCTCTGGAGGAACTGTTCCTCTCCTTAACGGTATAA